The Dreissena polymorpha isolate Duluth1 chromosome 4, UMN_Dpol_1.0, whole genome shotgun sequence region tttaaaggtgccagttaaaaatcaagaatagaattaaaataaggaaaaaagttgccctcatcagggctagaaccactgacccctagagtcctggatttaaagtctaccatttagactactcaaacatccgtgcttattgaatgaaggatgtattatatactatatataagcattctttatagcttcacaaaatataaggacaacaacagatttcTCCAAAGCATTCAATCGTTTTGCCTTGCAatgctgtataattttcaggcttttaaatcatcaaaagatgcatataatggctattttagagcatggttaatgttcagtattactgtttccttgcaaatgtcataactaaaaccaaattatgcgaatctgaaacattgttttaaaattttctcaatttaccaaagcgtgaaaattTATAATTAACTTAatgtcatagtccaaataattagacgtaatctaccgatgtatacatgtatcgacctcatatttataggatagctgaaataattcgcgttcagaataaatctgagccaagagtctgccaaaacaGAACTCATCAAAAGACTattgcggcaatttatattgactaccgttacatgaagtcatcattgataattaatacttTAGGAGTACTCAATGTCAATACTGGAAACTTCCCATTTAAaagtgtaattatgttgtgggaattcacagatttacacttaatgttatttaaagaatgtaatcttgaaacagacgagctacaaacaacacattttaatgtttcttctttacgtcaggtttgaaaccgtcgggccgccatcttgttttcaaaagtagttccaaatccaatatgacggccgccttcgtacatcagagagacggtgtggtgtagctcactgtccgatgcgttcagattgcttGCGTGACATGACCGAGTTGGATTTTAGCACTAACCCCGCATTATTTAGAGAAACCCTGTGGTATGGGAACGGTGCGGAAAATGTTTGGGATAGGCGGTCAACCGCAAGTAGTCCCATGTACCCACACGAAAGGCGAGCAAATATGCCAGTGTTGGAGAAGGAGCCGGTAATTCGCGAGAAGGCCCAACTTATAGCCCAAAATTCAGCTCTTGAGGCTGACTTAAATGCTAGCTACGAACGTTTTAGGTCACAAACCACTTCATCCCGTTCATTAAACTATGGGCAAGATCCCCAAGAGGCAAAAAACTTGCCCCGGCCAGAGTCCTATGTGACATTGTCCCAGACCCCAAGGATATCTAGGGAATTAAATTTGCCCCCGGGACGACCAGATAGGGAACCTGTGCTAAGGTTGCGCAGTCCAGTGACGGCGCTCAAGACAGAGACCCGTTCCCCAATAAATCGTTCCCGCCTGCACTTGGGCATGTTAAGTGACGACAATGAGGCCTTTTTACATCAACTGTCATTTTTAAACGCTGCACGAGCTCTCCCAAGTCCTCCGGTGACAAGTACTCCAGCCACAAACCTTGTCCCAAACAATCCCCCTGTGGTGTCTGGCCTAGTTACAAACAACCCTCCAGCTACAAACAACCCCCCAACCACAAGTAATCCTCCAGCTCCAAATATTCCTACTGTCCCAGCAGTAATGACCATCACAAGTAGCCCTCCAGCTCCAAATATTCTTAATGTCCCAGCAGTAATGACCATCACAAGTAACCCTCCAGCTCCAAATATTCCTACTGTCCCAGCAGTAATACCTGTAACAAATAACGCTCCTATTTCCGTCCCACTTCCATCAACCACACCAAACCTCTTTACCCCTTTAAAGAGGGATGTACTCACCAAGCTACCCAAAGCTTTGCAATTTGACGGCCGCAGCAACTGACCAGTCTTCCGTGATAAGTTTGAAGGGTACGCCAAGTTGAACAAATGGTCAGATGAGGAAAGCGCAGAGTGCCTGGCCTGGTGTCTAATAGGTAAGGCTTCGGATTTTTATGCGGTGTTAACTGAAGGAAATGCTAAAGTACAGTACGCGATCTTATGCAGCGGTTGGAGGAGCGTTTTGGGGCAAATGAACTCCCTGCCGCGGCTCAGGGCCGTTTCCAGGTTGCCCACCAGGCATCAGGCGAGTCCCTGGAAGATTGGTCGGACCGTGTGCTGACGCTGGCAACTAAAGCCTTTAGGGACTTGCCCTCAAAATATGCTACCGAACAGGCGGTGGCAAAGTTTTGCTAAGGCCTGAGCGATAAGGAGGCAGGCAAACATTTGAGCCTCCAAAAAACCACCTCAATGGGGACGCCatgaataaaatcaaaatgcACAGTTAAGTCCTCGCAGCATGTGCCTCTGTTGCTAGGGATGGTGCTAAGGTAAAACCAGAAGATTCAAAGCGGGTGCACGCCGTAAATACAGAGCCAAACCCAGTTGCAGTGGATGGGTCCACTGTTGGTAGGTTGGTTCAAGCAGTAGAGCGCCTAGAGGGCGCTATTGGGCATTTGTCCGGGGCCGGGAGAAATACGGGCGTTGATCCCAAATCCCAACAACTGGGTCAGCCGCCCCGTAATGGAGGTTATAGTAATTCTTCCAATCAAGGGAACGCCCCTAACCGGGGATTCTATGGCCAAAACCAGGCTAGGTACGCCGAGGGTAGGAGTGCCGGCGGTCCACCTAGATACCCGAACCAGTACAACCCCTACAATAATCGCAATGCAATCCCAGTGGGTGCCCAGCGCGGAGGGTATGTTGGTGCTAACAGAGGTAGGTACCCTTACCAGCCTGTAGCGAACAAGGGGGGTCTCCCTGGCTATGCGCCTCCACCAGGACCCGGCAGACTCGGAGGTGGAAGGCAAGATATGGTGTGTTTTAGATGTAGGGGCTTAGGCCATTTTCAGCGGGAATGCCCATCCCCACCCTCCAAGCGAGGCAGATATGGTTCCAACTGGGGACATTTCCATGCCATGTCCTTGCCCAGCCATGAGAGGGGAGGCCCACAGCATGCCAAGGACGTGCACGATGCAGTTCCCTTGGTGCTGCCAACTGTGCCAGATGTCGTCCATGATCCAGGGATGATCATTGGCAAGATCACTGAAGGAGGCCATGGAGATCCTGTGTGCGATGATGAATTTCGCGTGCAGCGCGTTGCGGTTCAGTCTGCGGAGGCGGCTAAAAACATGGCAACCGACAGGGCCGACCAGATGGGGGCCAAAATAGCCCAACGAAAAGCTGCTGAAACTACTCATGCCACCGGAAGGTCAGTCCCTGTCAGACGGGCGACGGAAGTTGCCGCGTGTGACCGCCGAGAGGGCGGCGCATGCGGATGCCGAGTTACCCCAGATGACAGCTGGGAAGGTGGTGTTCGAAGTCTTGCTAGGCGTGGCTCTAGAGGGTGGCGACCCTCTAGTTCTCGCCGCTGGAAGCGGTCCCAGCGTTGGAAATTAGGTTGGCGACCACCAGAGTGTCTAACTTCTAAAATCTGTACCgcctaaaattgtaaatggcgaggttaattgttagtaaaactaggaaaacaattaaaaatacaatacccccaaattaaacaattacaatATATTGCAGTCACATAATACTCACAGAGGTATGGTTACCTTATTTTTGTGATCTTCCTTACTACTCTGAAATATCTTTGCTGGAAACTCTATCTGATTTGCGGTGTTGTTAATGTATTACGTTGTACGCAGAATAAGAAAATTAAGATTTCTATTAAACATTTGGAGTAAGttgattagattgttttgaatGGATAAATGTCCTATTGTCTCAGTTCAAGACCAGGCTTTTATCGCAATATTGTTGgaactataaaattgaaattaatctgagcagtgctctgcgaaaagggggtttaatgaataatcataaagtgtcgtcccaaattatcttgtgccgtccgcgcttaacttcctgtaagttttgtattactgcGCTAAGAAGTGCTTTGCACAGTCACGGATGAGTTTGATTATTTCCCGTGAAGTCTGGTTTTTCCCTTATGGTCGGGTGTGACATTGTCGGACGACCACTGTCACACTCcatactgttttttttattggtcggaagtggtatttcccggagttgttcttttaaacaatatttgcaggtCTTTTGAATTTTTTATGTGACCATGCTTGACGGCAACTGTCATGATGCATCAATTTCATTGTTAAATGGCCGGAGGTGTTTCCAGGTgcatgtacactttattttgttttttgttctgAAGTACCTCGCTAGGCGAAGGCACTCCTGTGCCTGCGGGAGGGGGGAACATGGTCCCATTTCAGTCTCTGTCAtttctgccttgggtgcgactGTACGATTACCATGGGGGCGGCGGCCCAagaggagaaaagtgggaggagtgtagtgggtacaatagtttttgttttattttagttgtcttTCCCTCCAGATGATGTCAATGAAGTGAATGTGTTACTTTAAAAGCAATTATAGGTATTATACTTcgacaaaaataagattatttttattcttatactttaaacctttttgccacttagatatgtattttaacgcatttgtagtccctttgttAAACTTCTTGtgattttattaaataacaagcaGGATTTTTATTATAGATTATGCAGTTCCATATGGGGGCGAGGGCCTTCTCATGTGTGCTGAAAAGCGGATGAATTTGTcggcatttatttatattgttaaagtaAGTGTAAATATGTTGTAAGGTGGGTACTCCTGTCCATTAATTGTGTGGGCAAGAAAGGTGCAGGAGTTACAGGACCTTGTCtggaaaatgatttttttttgttaaggcATATAAGTTCATATAAATAACGTTAAGCTTATTTGCACTATGTCATATGATTctaatataattaaaatggggGTACTGACGTTTTATGGAGATGAATTAACTTTAGTTGTGGTACATTGCAGGCGTTGCGCAAACAAAGAGGTCGGACGAAAGCCGGCCGGCATGCAGACCTAACTTTGAGGTGTTAGGTCAAGGTGCTTACGCaaggggcactattacttcatcggttgcgccggtacgattccttcgctgtgtggcgtcctcccaaaaggagaaaagtgggaggagagttgtgccggtgcccggtctacaaaatgcgcacatacctcgtgattgggaaccagcgacaaatcggtatagtgcatgctgggtagcacgagataatacggtctcttgtgcacgggtgATTGATGCGAGTGGACGAATTTTCCCTAGCTGAGTATTGCtaggagtaattgtgagcctgtgATTGCTTATGTTAGCATGTGGCTGTGTGTGAACACATATTTCTCTGGAGGGCCATTCCCAGAAGGTTAAAGTGCCATTCTGTGACACTGTTTATAATACGTATTTctctggaaggccattcccagaaggtaTAAGTTCCATTCtgtgacgtgcaaccgacgagCCGACGAGACGAGCCGACatgttccctcgaagacgacgaggacgattggtgccatcctgacgagcagTCCAGTCGATGTCAACGTGAGTATTATATTTAGTGTCCTTACAAttaattgctgtagttgttgaCGAACCCCACAAAGAGCTAACCGGTAAAAACACCACAATGGCGCCTAACGTGGGGCGTATTATTGTAAGTCaccctttattaaatatttctgTGTTGACTACCAGTACTGTCCCCGAACCGAAAGCTAACCGgattaaaaacacaacaacatagtAAATCAATGGCCAGTGCCTATGTATCTGATCCAATCGTTATCGGACGGTAAAACACGACGAGTCTTTCGACATGAACTCGAGCCTGCACAGCCACAGCCTTCCATGTCCATGATTCAGACGACACTTGCAACAGAGCAAAGTAAGCACAGTACAAGGTGTTATTTAATTTTAggtatacatgtacttgtaaaaCATGTaacgtatttaataaatatttcgcATACTTGCACATGAGTTAGTTGATCATGTTTGCTgattaataatttgtattataatttataccccACCCACTGAGTTACCTGCGATTGGTCGTTATAGTAAAAGAAGCCtatcgacggtatttccctaGGCTATACGAAGAAAgaattaaatacattattagCCGTCAATATGCCCCTTAAAGAACCAATTAAATTAGTTgaatatataataatgataattatttcaACATAAGTTGAATATTGTACAAACAACCGTTGAATGTAATCTTGTTTAGAATGCTTTAACTATGTTGCAGAAAAGCTTGACTGTCAGAGTGGGACAACAGATATGTCGGAATTTAAAGTAGACCGGCTTTTCGCTGATGAAGACTTCGATGTAAGTAGGAGCTAGTGTCTTATTCAGGCTTCTTTTTTTATGTGCCTAAGGGAGGCATATAGTTTTGAACCATCTGTCGGGCTGTACGTACATCCTGACCATATGTTTGTTGTTAATGgatggattttaaaattactttgcCCAAATGCGAAGCCCAATAAGACAAAGTGTCGCACACAAGACCCAGTTCCCAAGCTCAAAGGTTGAGCACACACTTATACATGTACcttcaattttatatttcaagATTGTGCATTCATGAACGTGCCGGTCCAAATAGTTGTCATAATTGGATGAATTATATCATAGGAAGAACTTAAGGGATGATACACATTtttgagggcatgatcatctgcgcactcgggcaggaacggattttgagagcgcccgcagatgatcatgtccgagaaaatgtgtatttctgctataattgcataaacaaatcgcACGTAccaaaataaataagaatattaaGATTTCAATTTTGATGCAGGTCAATGACATAAACAAATCGCACGTACCAAAATAAATAAGAATACTAAGATTTCAATTTTGATGCAGGTCATTGACAACCAACAAGACCAACAAGAAGAAAACCACAATGAGGCGGGTGGCAGCATGGGTGAAGGTAAATACTTGGTTACTAACAATGGCATTCAACCTGGGGCCTCCAAGTTTCTAAGTAAATCTTCCCATCACTTAAAAAGTTAACTCGTATAACAAGGCAGTATATTTTAAGTGTCCCTCATATGCCCCCCTACTACACACTCAGTCTCCCACCACTATCGAAATTCTTCCATGAATTTCCTTTTGCCTTCAAATCTGTGGGTTGTCTTCCAGACAACCGTGAGTTAATTATGTTGTGTGCTTATGTAACCTGCAAATGTTACCTGAAAAAATTCCAAACTCAATGGGATTACAAACAGGGACCTTCTGGTGTTATAAGCCGCCAGCAAATGCTCTTTAGCGTCGCTACAAAATGTATAGCAAGGCAGTATCAATGTCCCTTATATATTACCCTACTAAAGTAGTAAAGTAATATAAGAATAAAACTCattgaaaattacatttaaattttattgaacCAATATTGTAATTGCTGTTACATTCTTATGTAATTCTATATTTATGACTTATTAACAAATAGTCAACTTATTTGAAGTTTTAACATTATACTTTTCAGTTGATGATACAGCTGACAGGGAGATGTTTGAAGAAGAAATTTACCGGTTAGATGAAAGTGTGAAATGCAAATCCACTAAGCAGTCAACAAAATGGGCCATAAAAAAGTTTGAGGGTATGTTTTGAAGTGTTTTTGCAATGTAAGGAGGTGTATTGGATGCTTTATGGTTGTTTATAGGGATATATGTGTGACATATATCGCTTGTGAAATTAAATCGATATGCTACCAAAATCAACAAATACCttattaatttaacataaatgatgTTTATTGGAATTATAGTGTCAACAAAACAGTCCATGGTTGAAATATGTATGTAGGACTGAGTGCACGCTTAGCGTGTAGTGCATGTTAATGCCGATTTACTTCAGAGGCATCAACAGCGAACTCAGTAtggttatttaattatttagcaaTTTCATAATATGGATAATAATAAAGGGATAATGCacattttcgagggcatgatcgtctgcgggcgctcaaaaaatccgttcctgcccgcgTGTGCAGCATGAGGGCAGgtacggattttgagagcgccccgaagatgatcatgtccgagaaaatgtgtatttatgctattattgacctttgaattacGATTTCTTCTTTAATTCAGACTGGCTGCAGAAACGGAATTTCAATGTGGACCTGGAGAGTGTGTCTGATGATGAGCTAGCGCAAATACTTCGAAAATTCTATGCGGAGGTTCGCACGAATGATGGCAAAATATATTCTCCGGGAACCCTGCGTGGTTTAAGGGAGGGCATTCAAAGGACTATTGCTGGAAACCCATACAACAGGGCAGTTAACATTCTAACAGGAACGGCCTTCATGCTAGCAAATCGTACGCAAGAAACAATGTGCAAAAAATGGGTTGGAAATGGAAAGCAAAAGCATATGCCTGCATTTTAAAAGGGGGACATATCAAAAATGGAGATATATTTTCAAGGGTACAAAAATGACCCTGAAATTTTAACAAACACTTTTTGGTttctgttatgttattttgtttccaGGCGAGGACGCGAAGGTTTTCGTGAGCTGAAAGTCGACTCGTTTGAAGTAAAAGCAGATGACAAAGGGGTAGAATATATAACTGAAAGACATGGAGAAACAAGTAAAAATTGGCAGGGTGGCTCATCAAGTAAGGCATGGGACTATACAGTCCAAAGAGGTTATGCCTTAACAATTGGATGTTCTGAAATTAACCTCGTTGATGTCTTCAAGTTTTATCTTTCAAAGTTGTCTCCATCAAACACTGCATTATTTCAAAAGCCTTTTAAGAAATGTAGAGGATCAACAGTGTGGTATGGGAATGCTGTTCTTGGGAAGAACAAACTTGGAACAATTATGAAAAACATCTCATTCGTCTGCAAGCTGTCTAGGGCATACACAAACCATTCTGTCAGAGCTACAGCAGTTACAGTCATGGAATTGATACTACGCAAATAAGCACAAGACAGAAGAATCTCTAAAACATTACAATGAAAACCAAACATCTGAACAAAAACGTTAATGTGCTGAAGCATTAAGTGCAGGACTTTCAGCCACAGAAATCTGCATATCTGATCAATCAGAGCAATCAAGTAACAGCCAAACTATCAACTCATACAGAAGCACCAACACGCTGACAATTCCAACCATGGGAAACCACACCTTCAACCTCAATATAACTGGAGGCACATGCAACTTCCAATTTTTTAACAAGTAAAGAAACAGTTGTGGCAGattgaaaaattgtgtttttggtctcataatgcattttgttgaagtttaattttaaaaatgttttgtctTACATTAAAATTGTATGGGCCATTATAGTGTTAACCACCAGGGGGCTGTTTCATAAACGATTGTATGTAAATGTttacttacgagagaattttgtaatcttgaTAAGCAGATGAACTAGCTCGCTATGCTCGTCAAATAAACATAATGTGAAAATGCTTTATTCTAGTTTTCTTAGAATTGAtgataatatttaagaaattatttgTGTACATTGCAGtgtgttgtcgaataacccacgaccagaagtttagatgcgtagtgATTTGAAACAATGAAACTATACTTTCGACCGTGGGTTATTAGACAACAAACTATAAcctacacaaattattttgattctaacacggtttttaatAAAGATTAATACAATGTATCTTGTTTATTTGCCATGTTCCGTGTTAGAATTTTTGTAAGTAACAAGTCTGAAGGTGTTGAATGGGCAAATAATTGTTTGGAGGATTAAATGTCTGtgatatatatacaaaaaaataagcATCTGTGTATCAAAGTGTCAGGGATTTAAAAGGTATTTGTTTCTTATGAGTTTTGATTTCTGTGaaatttgttttttacaaaatgtttataaattgttattAGTTATGCCAGTCCTGAGCCGTTTCTCAGCAACTGTTAATATTAAATTTCCTGGAACTTGCATTACATTTGTAAATCTGTATTATCATACTATGGTGCATACATACTTTGCATTCGCATTGATTAGGTAAACTCAGTTTATGCACCCTTTATtgattaaatatgacatttttctcAGTAACTACCagtatgtgtatttcatggaatttcatgacaatttttttaatgaatgtgaATTGCTATAGTGCGATAGTC contains the following coding sequences:
- the LOC127877125 gene encoding putative uncharacterized protein ENSP00000383309, whose translation is MPVLEKEPVIREKAQLIAQNSALEADLNASYERFRSQTTSSRSLNYGQDPQEAKNLPRPESYVTLSQTPRISRELNLPPGRPDREPVLRLRSPVTALKTETRSPINRSRLHLGMLSDDNEAFLHQLSFLNAARALPSPPVTSTPATNLVPNNPPVVSGLVTNNPPATNNPPTTSNPPAPNIPTVPAVMTITSSPPAPNILNVPAVMTITSNPPAPNIPTVPAVIPVTNNAPISVPLPSTTPNLFTPLKRDVLTKLPKALQFDGRSN
- the LOC127879223 gene encoding uncharacterized protein LOC127879223 → MSEFKVDRLFADEDFDVIDNQQDQQEENHNEAGGSMGEVDDTADREMFEEEIYRLDESVKCKSTKQSTKWAIKKFEDWLQKRNFNVDLESVSDDELAQILRKFYAEVRTNDGKIYSPGTLRGLREGIQRTIAGNPYNRAVNILTGTAFMLANRTQETMCKKWVGNGKQKHMPAF